CACTCGCAGGTGTTCTAGGCTCCCTAGCTGGTGGGGTACCATCATATCTAGCCTCTCTAGGGTTTGCTACTTGGTATCAATATCTCCCAACAATCGCTCTCACGGGTTTGGCCCTCATATCATCCTCAATCCTGCTCTTCTCTATAGCTGTTGCCTCGACAGGCAATCCCAGCGGTGCTAGACCCTCCCTAGTTCTCCCTGTTAGATCGAGGTATGTAATTATAAGGGGGATTATATATGGGGTTCTCTTCTCACTATCTACAGGCCTTATAAGCAGATCTATATTCTCTCTCTGGCTAAACACGAGATATGGGGCGTCTGTTGGTGTGATCTCATATATATATGCTATTGCTCAATTCGTGCTTATGTTTGCATTTCTAGCCTCACCAGCCATAGCTAGGAGGCTCGGGTCTGTGGGCTCTATTGTTGCTCTCCAGGGTATCGGTTTCTCCCTATTGATCCCCATGGTGCTTACAAAAGATCTCGTTGTTGCTGGCTTTCTATATGCATCTATGATTGTGCTTCTAAGCATGCCAAACCCGATCCTGAGATCCTTTATAATAGGCCTTGTAGATCCTTCGGAGAGGGCATCAGCATCAACGGTGATAGCCCTTTCAATGAATCTCTCGAGCTCTTTCACACCAGCTGTTACTGGGTATTTCATATCTGCAGGGCTTCTAGAGGCTCCCATATACCTATCGCTGTTAATAGGATCCTCATCCGTCTCCCTATTCTACATCCTATTCTCTGGGTATGAGAAGAGATCTAGCTAGGCTGGTTGTTAGTTTTTTGAGTCTGCACCCTTCTAGCCCTGGATGATGTTACCGCTATTATAGAGGTTATGAGGGCTGTTATAATGGATATTGCTGTGAGTATATTTGATACTAGTACATAGTAGTGGCCCCCACCACCTCCCCCACCTTGGCTGCTTAGCTGGGGCTGTTGGGAGGGTCCGGCGAGCTCTATGGATCTCGGTGGCGATGCCTTCCCACTATATATTAGTGCTAGCATGTTTAGGGTTGATGCTGAGGAGCTTGTAGCTATTAGCGAGGATACGAGTGTCTGGGGGATAGGGGTTTGCGATCCTGGGGATATGTTTCCTATTACTTTGAGAGCCCATGTTGAGAATCTATACATGTTTAGAAGTAGAGCCGAGTCTATGGTTCTCTGGGGCTGCATATAACCCCTATCTATGAGTGTCTCCACATAGCTCTGGGCTTCTTGGCTACCTAGCGGTATCTGGCTGATTGTTGATGCCCTTATAGATGCTGAGTAGTTTCTTAGATAGCTATATAGGGTATATGCTGGGATAAGCATTCTCAGCCCATCGAGATCTATTTCCCTTCCCAGGTTGTTTGCCAACGCTGTGTATATGCTCTGGGTTTGATTCGATATACCGAAGATCTCTAGAAGCCTCTGCGAAGATACATATATATCTCCAAGGCTAACACCCCCACCTGTCTTTGTGAGATTCCCAAGCAGATCGGCCCAATAGACTATCGAAAGCGATCTCCCATATATCTGCCCAGCCGCAGAGGCTAATACACTTCTATCACCGCTCGATATATAGGCTTTAACCTGGTTCGAATAGCTTATAAGATCCACAGCTCTTTCTATAATGAGTATATATAGTATATATTGGTTTATGCTTAGGTTTCTAGGTATATCTGTGAATATTTTTCTCAGAAGCACCATACTTCTATTATATAGCTCGGCAGCCCTGTCAACAAGGGTAGCTCCATAACCCCTCAGATCTCCCTGGATAATCCCTTGGGCTATGGAGACAAGGGCTAGGTAGTAGAGGTTAACAGAGGGATAGCCCTCGGGGGGAGGTGATATAGATGCTATATTTAGGAGGGCTGATGCCTCTCTATAGCTCTGTGATCCTCTATCAGCCACCCTACTCATGTATATCTCCAAAAGATCTGACACAATGCTTCTAAGCATCTCCGAGTGTGCCCTAGAGATCCTATCGATATTCTCTAGAGAGCTATTCTGAAGAGGCTGGGCCTCTGCATCTGTGGAGATATTGAGGATAGATCCTATCCCTCCGAGTGGAACCACACTTAGATCGCTGAACCCAGCCCTAATCGTTCGTAGATACT
This is a stretch of genomic DNA from Sulfolobales archaeon. It encodes these proteins:
- a CDS encoding S16 family serine protease, with translation MTIWFLILLVLSILIPFHPVAYASSCGYVDVPAVEGQSGRGSTVRATICVSPGSGVVRIYGVERVESDTLVSIFAAYVLAQIYSGKSFSSTDLSLYFGRNVEDVSGPSAGALLTYAFYSILEKGYIDSRVSGTGAINLDGSVEAVGGIPQKLSALRSLGYRSVFLPVVNYIQYLRTIRAGFSDLSVVPLGGIGSILNISTDAEAQPLQNSSLENIDRISRAHSEMLRSIVSDLLEIYMSRVADRGSQSYREASALLNIASISPPPEGYPSVNLYYLALVSIAQGIIQGDLRGYGATLVDRAAELYNRSMVLLRKIFTDIPRNLSINQYILYILIIERAVDLISYSNQVKAYISSGDRSVLASAAGQIYGRSLSIVYWADLLGNLTKTGGGVSLGDIYVSSQRLLEIFGISNQTQSIYTALANNLGREIDLDGLRMLIPAYTLYSYLRNYSASIRASTISQIPLGSQEAQSYVETLIDRGYMQPQRTIDSALLLNMYRFSTWALKVIGNISPGSQTPIPQTLVSSLIATSSSASTLNMLALIYSGKASPPRSIELAGPSQQPQLSSQGGGGGGGHYYVLVSNILTAISIITALITSIIAVTSSRARRVQTQKTNNQPS
- a CDS encoding MFS transporter, producing the protein MSAQALVAVSVSAQDVALGIYLQSMGYSPGEVGLLLSTTSIVTIALLLPAGILADTYGRKRIASLGLLLGGLVMLGYLYPINLYYLFLLAVVGGMGSALYGGSITAILADIAPTPERRNLLFSVAASIYSLAGVLGSLAGGVPSYLASLGFATWYQYLPTIALTGLALISSSILLFSIAVASTGNPSGARPSLVLPVRSRYVIIRGIIYGVLFSLSTGLISRSIFSLWLNTRYGASVGVISYIYAIAQFVLMFAFLASPAIARRLGSVGSIVALQGIGFSLLIPMVLTKDLVVAGFLYASMIVLLSMPNPILRSFIIGLVDPSERASASTVIALSMNLSSSFTPAVTGYFISAGLLEAPIYLSLLIGSSSVSLFYILFSGYEKRSS